The proteins below come from a single Mesobacillus jeotgali genomic window:
- the sucA gene encoding 2-oxoglutarate dehydrogenase E1 component, whose product MWPGFHGPNQGYVDELYEMYLKDPDSVEADIKEYFEQHSNLQFKESEMRNEETFVERAAGSPAKIAAALRYADYIRSYGHLSANIYPLQFSSKDPQLDDYEKWGMTDADLTDIPVDLICPSAPSSIKNGKEAFQFLKQVYSDTIAYEFEHVNEMAEKEWLRQKVESGQLIPKVNTESKISLYERLTEVENFEKYLHRTFVGQKRFSIEGLDSMVPLLDEVIAGAVNNGVETINIGMAHRGRLNVLAHVLGKPYEMIFAEFQHAPNKELVPSEGSIGINFGWTGDVKYHLGLDRKIKSDNTANARLTLANNPSHLEFAGAVVEGFTRAAQDDRNEPGYAKYDPVKAMAILIHGDAAFPGQGIVAETLNLSRLNGYKTGGTIHVIANNTIGFTTESMDSRSTRYASDLAKGYEIPIIHVNADDPEACLMAARLAFEYRKTFGKDFLIDLIGYRRFGHNEMDEPMTTNPEMYVLVHKHPTVKKLYGNKLVDQGSMSDEKRNEIEQRVTNRLTEAYEKVPKKEKEVTNEPDIPEVVEMGIPEIETGVPIEALRKINSDLLNWPEGFNVFNKLEKILQRRKEAFSESGKIDWGLAETLAFASIVKDGTPIRLTGQDSERGTFAQRNLVLHDSETGEQFSPLHVLPDAKASFSIHNSPLSEAAVVGFEYGYNVFAPETLVLWEAQYGDFANAAQVLFDQFVAAGRAKWGQKSGLVMLLPHGYEGQGPEHSSGRVERFLTLAAENNWTVANLSSAAQYFHILRRQAAILKQEAVRPLVLMTPKSLLRNPTVAADPQQLAEGSFKPIIEQPGLGGQPENVERVVLCTGKVSIDIAEKIKLEEHGWLHVLRIEEIYPFPLELLKEKMGRYPNLKEIVWVQEEPKNMGAWTFVEPRINEAAPKGLEASYIGRRRRSSPAEGDPNIHKLEQARIVRDALTRTNGGGI is encoded by the coding sequence ATGTGGCCGGGATTTCATGGGCCAAACCAGGGGTATGTCGACGAATTATACGAAATGTACCTTAAAGATCCTGATTCCGTTGAAGCTGATATCAAGGAATATTTTGAACAGCATTCTAATCTTCAATTTAAAGAATCTGAAATGCGTAATGAAGAAACATTTGTAGAAAGAGCAGCGGGGTCTCCGGCGAAAATCGCAGCTGCATTGAGATATGCTGATTATATCCGTTCTTATGGCCATTTATCTGCTAATATTTATCCATTGCAGTTTAGCAGTAAGGATCCTCAACTTGATGACTATGAAAAATGGGGAATGACTGATGCTGATTTGACGGACATTCCAGTAGATCTCATATGTCCGAGTGCCCCTTCTTCTATAAAGAATGGAAAAGAGGCTTTTCAATTCCTTAAGCAGGTTTACTCCGATACAATTGCGTACGAATTTGAACATGTAAATGAAATGGCTGAAAAGGAATGGCTAAGGCAGAAGGTTGAGTCTGGCCAATTGATCCCTAAAGTGAATACTGAAAGTAAAATCAGTTTATACGAACGTCTTACTGAGGTCGAGAACTTCGAAAAGTATCTGCACCGGACTTTCGTCGGCCAAAAGAGGTTTTCAATCGAAGGCCTTGATTCAATGGTTCCTCTTCTTGATGAGGTTATCGCTGGTGCAGTGAATAATGGTGTTGAAACAATTAACATAGGAATGGCACACAGGGGGAGACTCAATGTCCTTGCCCATGTTCTCGGTAAACCGTATGAAATGATTTTTGCAGAATTCCAGCATGCACCTAATAAAGAGCTGGTTCCATCAGAAGGATCTATTGGAATTAATTTCGGTTGGACCGGCGATGTTAAGTATCACCTTGGACTTGACCGGAAGATAAAGTCAGACAATACAGCGAATGCAAGACTGACTCTGGCCAATAACCCGAGCCACCTGGAATTTGCAGGTGCTGTGGTTGAGGGCTTTACGCGAGCCGCTCAGGATGACAGGAACGAACCTGGATACGCAAAATATGATCCAGTTAAAGCGATGGCAATCCTGATCCATGGAGATGCTGCATTCCCGGGGCAGGGAATTGTGGCCGAAACGTTGAACTTAAGCCGTTTGAACGGATATAAAACCGGCGGAACCATTCACGTCATCGCCAATAACACCATTGGCTTCACTACAGAATCAATGGATTCACGTTCCACTCGTTATGCAAGCGACCTTGCAAAGGGTTATGAAATTCCGATCATTCACGTCAATGCTGATGATCCTGAGGCTTGCTTGATGGCAGCCAGGCTGGCTTTTGAATACAGAAAAACTTTCGGGAAGGATTTCTTGATTGACCTGATTGGGTACCGACGATTTGGCCATAACGAAATGGATGAGCCAATGACTACAAATCCTGAAATGTATGTACTGGTCCACAAACATCCGACAGTTAAGAAACTCTATGGCAATAAGCTGGTAGATCAGGGCTCCATGTCTGATGAGAAAAGAAACGAGATTGAGCAAAGAGTCACGAACAGGCTGACAGAGGCTTATGAAAAAGTCCCGAAGAAAGAAAAGGAAGTAACAAACGAACCCGATATTCCAGAAGTAGTGGAAATGGGAATACCAGAGATTGAAACTGGGGTGCCAATCGAAGCATTAAGAAAAATAAACAGTGATCTGCTTAACTGGCCTGAAGGGTTCAATGTTTTTAATAAATTGGAGAAAATTCTTCAGAGAAGGAAAGAGGCCTTTTCTGAGAGCGGTAAAATTGACTGGGGACTGGCGGAAACATTGGCGTTTGCTTCAATAGTTAAAGACGGCACACCAATCAGGCTTACAGGACAGGATTCAGAGAGAGGAACCTTCGCCCAGAGAAATCTGGTTTTGCATGACAGTGAAACAGGAGAGCAATTTTCACCACTCCATGTATTGCCTGATGCAAAAGCATCCTTCTCGATTCATAACAGCCCGCTATCTGAAGCGGCTGTAGTGGGATTTGAATATGGGTATAACGTATTCGCCCCGGAAACTTTAGTCCTTTGGGAAGCGCAATATGGTGATTTTGCCAACGCTGCCCAAGTGTTGTTTGATCAGTTCGTGGCGGCTGGCAGAGCGAAGTGGGGACAGAAATCCGGTCTGGTCATGCTTCTGCCTCATGGTTATGAAGGACAGGGTCCAGAGCATTCAAGCGGCAGAGTAGAAAGGTTTTTAACACTCGCAGCAGAGAACAACTGGACTGTTGCAAACCTGTCTTCTGCAGCTCAATATTTCCATATCCTTAGGAGACAGGCGGCGATTTTAAAGCAGGAGGCTGTACGCCCGCTGGTGTTGATGACACCTAAGAGCCTGCTGAGAAATCCTACGGTTGCAGCGGATCCACAGCAATTGGCCGAAGGCAGCTTCAAACCGATCATAGAGCAGCCAGGACTTGGCGGCCAGCCGGAAAATGTGGAGCGCGTAGTACTGTGCACTGGAAAAGTGAGCATAGATATTGCTGAAAAAATAAAGCTGGAAGAGCATGGATGGCTGCATGTATTGAGAATTGAGGAAATCTATCCTTTCCCGCTTGAACTTTTAAAAGAGAAGATGGGACGTTATCCGAACTTAAAAGAAATCGTCTGGGTCCAGGAAGAACCAAAGAATATGGGGGCATGGACCTTCGTCGAGCCAAGAATCAATGAAGCAGCACCAAAAGGGCTGGAAGCTTCGTATATTGGCAGAAGAAGACGATCAAGCCCTGCAGAGGGAGATCCGAACATCCACAAGTTGGAGCAGGCTAGAATTGTTAGAGATGCACTGACAAGGACAAATGGAGGAGGAATTTAA
- a CDS encoding NERD domain-containing protein, with protein sequence MLLKARTEPMELIALRHLNRRMELSSQDKFQLWKMEKGFAGEMIFDRMTENITEERYIIDDLLLQVNNSYFQLDKVIIAQDGVYLIDIKYHEGDYYLDGDQLYSVRTNREYKNPVIQLTRSETLFRQLLQNLKMNHLVRASVIFNNPEFTLYQAPMDQPIILPTQVNRFLKELNSTPSKLDDSHKKLAQTLLSLHQVKNPFATLPAYQYDQLEKGMYCRECGSLNTEIDHHDLVCGKCGTHERIEKAIVRHIEEIKVLFPEKKITTQLVYEWCNRKVSRRTFLRVLKKHYVLVGKTSDSYFK encoded by the coding sequence ATGTTACTAAAAGCACGCACTGAGCCAATGGAATTAATCGCATTAAGGCATTTAAACAGAAGAATGGAATTATCATCACAGGATAAGTTCCAGCTTTGGAAGATGGAAAAGGGTTTTGCAGGAGAAATGATCTTCGACCGGATGACCGAAAACATCACTGAAGAAAGGTATATCATCGACGACCTCCTACTCCAAGTTAATAACTCTTATTTTCAGCTGGATAAAGTAATCATTGCACAGGATGGAGTTTATCTTATCGATATCAAATATCACGAAGGCGATTACTATCTCGATGGAGACCAATTATATTCCGTCCGTACGAATCGAGAATACAAAAACCCCGTCATTCAATTGACTCGTAGTGAGACCCTGTTCCGGCAGCTCCTTCAAAACCTCAAGATGAATCACCTAGTCCGTGCCTCCGTCATCTTCAACAATCCTGAATTCACCCTATACCAGGCTCCGATGGATCAACCGATCATTTTACCAACACAAGTTAATCGATTTCTTAAAGAGTTAAACAGTACCCCCTCAAAATTGGATGATAGCCACAAAAAACTCGCCCAAACATTGCTTTCCCTGCATCAGGTTAAAAACCCTTTCGCAACTCTGCCTGCCTACCAATATGACCAACTGGAAAAAGGAATGTATTGCCGGGAGTGCGGATCCTTGAATACCGAAATCGATCATCATGATCTCGTTTGTGGAAAATGCGGGACCCATGAAAGAATCGAAAAGGCAATCGTCCGGCATATCGAGGAAATCAAAGTGCTGTTTCCTGAAAAGAAGATCACCACGCAACTCGTTTATGAGTGGTGCAATCGGAAGGTTAGCAGGAGGACGTTTTTGAGGGTGTTGAAGAAACATTACGTTTTAGTAGGAAAGACTAGTGATAGTTATTTTAAGTAA
- the sda gene encoding sporulation histidine kinase inhibitor Sda, with amino-acid sequence MKIMSNEQLVVSYRDALKSEHDKEWAKILKTEISKRGLKPFKNR; translated from the coding sequence ATGAAAATTATGAGCAATGAACAGTTGGTGGTCTCGTATCGTGATGCATTAAAGTCGGAACATGATAAAGAATGGGCAAAAATACTTAAAACAGAAATCTCCAAAAGAGGACTCAAGCCATTTAAAAATCGTTAA
- a CDS encoding MBL fold metallo-hydrolase has translation MGMQAITAEKLNEWVVNKKEFFIFDVRNVKDFEDWKVEGEKIDYLNIPYFDLIDGVDDVVDQLPKDKDIVVICAKEGSSVMVAEMLSDAGFDVSYLSGGMKSWSEYLYPVEVYKDEKVKVLQFIRVGKGCLSYMVLSENEALVVDPSRFTNRYTEVAEKENVKITHIVDSHLHADHLSGGKELAEATGAKYYLMKSEGAVFDFEALEQHDKIEFENITLEVLAVKTPGHTPGSVSFFVNNKLLFSGDTIFVNGLGRPDLGGKAAEWAKDLYETVYSKVSQIADDVIVLPGHYAAFDDEVNEEGFIGSQLGLIRNQNEIMAGKTVDEFVDHVAQSASSETPPNFEDIVAINRGVKEVTAEEAMELEIGPNRCAVHHTH, from the coding sequence ATGGGAATGCAAGCAATCACTGCTGAAAAATTAAATGAATGGGTAGTAAACAAAAAAGAATTTTTTATTTTTGACGTAAGGAATGTTAAAGACTTTGAAGACTGGAAGGTTGAAGGTGAAAAAATTGATTACCTTAATATCCCTTACTTTGACTTAATCGATGGTGTTGATGACGTAGTTGACCAGCTTCCGAAGGATAAAGACATCGTGGTGATCTGTGCTAAGGAAGGTTCTTCAGTAATGGTTGCTGAAATGCTTTCTGATGCAGGTTTTGATGTTTCCTATCTTTCTGGCGGGATGAAATCCTGGAGCGAATACCTATATCCGGTTGAAGTATATAAGGATGAAAAAGTCAAAGTCCTTCAATTCATACGTGTTGGAAAAGGCTGTCTTTCATATATGGTTCTTTCTGAAAATGAGGCACTTGTTGTGGATCCATCAAGGTTCACTAACCGTTACACTGAAGTTGCAGAAAAGGAAAATGTGAAAATTACACACATCGTTGATTCTCACCTTCATGCTGACCACCTATCCGGCGGCAAGGAGCTGGCTGAGGCCACAGGAGCGAAATATTACCTGATGAAGAGTGAAGGAGCGGTATTTGACTTTGAAGCGCTGGAGCAGCATGATAAAATTGAATTCGAGAACATCACACTTGAAGTCTTGGCGGTTAAGACACCTGGACATACCCCTGGTAGTGTTTCGTTCTTTGTGAATAATAAACTTCTATTCTCAGGCGATACTATCTTTGTAAATGGCCTTGGACGCCCAGACCTTGGCGGAAAAGCTGCTGAGTGGGCAAAAGACCTGTATGAGACCGTTTATAGCAAAGTATCTCAAATTGCGGATGACGTTATTGTATTGCCGGGACACTATGCTGCCTTTGATGACGAAGTAAATGAAGAAGGTTTCATTGGAAGCCAATTAGGTTTGATCCGCAATCAAAATGAAATTATGGCAGGTAAAACAGTTGATGAATTTGTTGACCATGTAGCTCAATCTGCATCAAGTGAGACACCGCCAAATTTTGAAGATATTGTTGCGATCAACCGCGGTGTAAAAGAAGTGACAGCAGAAGAAGCAATGGAGCTGGAAATCGGCCCTAACCGCTGCGCTGTTCACCACACTCACTAA
- the odhB gene encoding 2-oxoglutarate dehydrogenase complex dihydrolipoyllysine-residue succinyltransferase — translation MAEIKVPELAESITEGTIAQWLKKKGDQVEKGEYVVELETDKVNVEIISDYDGVLTELLAEEGDTVKVGEAIAIVGEQGSAGNDQNTGEAGRETESPDERADLSKKGESTKASQSGGQPAAEEASSERIIASPAARKLAREKGIDLSKVTSQDPLGRVRKQDVESFNPGQKSTGESAAQKPAGEKAAAPKASPAGNTADDSRVERIKMSRRRQTIANRLVEVQQTAAMLTTFNEVDMTAVMELRKKWKDRFYEENDVRLGFMSFFTKAVVAALKKTPYLNAEIQGDEIVLKKFYDIGVAVAADEGLVVPVIRDADRKNFAEIENDINELAEKARTNKLSLKDLQGGSFTITNGGVFGSLLSTPIINGPQVGILGMHTIQLRPVAIDKDRMENRPMMYIALSYDHRIVDGKEAVTFLKRIKELMEDPESLLLQG, via the coding sequence ATGGCAGAGATTAAAGTTCCTGAATTGGCCGAATCGATCACCGAGGGAACGATTGCCCAATGGCTGAAAAAAAAGGGTGATCAAGTCGAGAAAGGTGAATATGTCGTTGAACTGGAAACCGATAAAGTTAATGTTGAAATTATCTCTGACTATGACGGAGTATTAACGGAGCTGCTCGCAGAAGAAGGAGATACAGTGAAGGTTGGGGAAGCAATCGCAATTGTTGGTGAACAGGGGAGCGCAGGAAACGACCAGAATACTGGAGAAGCAGGAAGGGAGACTGAGTCACCTGATGAACGTGCTGACCTTTCTAAGAAAGGGGAAAGCACTAAAGCGAGTCAATCCGGAGGACAGCCTGCTGCTGAGGAAGCATCCTCGGAGCGCATCATTGCATCACCTGCTGCAAGAAAGCTGGCCAGGGAAAAGGGTATAGATTTGAGCAAGGTAACATCTCAGGATCCGCTTGGCCGAGTTAGGAAACAGGATGTGGAGTCATTTAATCCGGGGCAAAAGTCAACAGGTGAAAGTGCTGCACAAAAGCCAGCGGGTGAAAAAGCTGCTGCGCCAAAGGCTTCTCCTGCCGGAAATACTGCTGATGACAGCAGGGTCGAACGTATCAAGATGTCAAGAAGACGCCAGACTATTGCGAACAGGCTTGTAGAGGTCCAACAGACAGCAGCGATGCTTACGACCTTCAATGAAGTCGATATGACGGCTGTTATGGAATTGAGGAAGAAATGGAAAGATCGCTTCTATGAGGAGAACGATGTTCGTTTAGGGTTTATGTCATTTTTTACGAAAGCTGTAGTGGCTGCGTTGAAAAAGACTCCTTACCTGAATGCTGAAATCCAGGGAGACGAAATCGTCCTCAAAAAGTTTTATGACATTGGCGTCGCTGTTGCCGCTGATGAAGGACTTGTAGTGCCGGTCATCAGGGACGCAGACCGAAAAAACTTTGCCGAAATCGAAAACGATATAAACGAATTGGCTGAAAAAGCACGAACAAACAAACTTTCCTTGAAAGACCTTCAGGGAGGAAGCTTTACGATTACAAACGGAGGCGTATTTGGATCATTGCTGTCCACACCGATCATCAATGGCCCGCAGGTAGGTATCCTCGGAATGCATACCATCCAGCTTCGTCCCGTAGCAATCGATAAGGACCGCATGGAAAACAGGCCGATGATGTACATTGCATTATCCTACGACCACAGGATCGTCGATGGAAAGGAAGCCGTTACCTTCTTGAAGCGGATTAAAGAACTAATGGAAGACCCAGAATCGTTGTTGTTACAGGGTTAA